The stretch of DNA CCCGAGAAGAAGGAACCATCCGAGCATGAGCGAGTTCATGAAGACCCCGAAGCTCACCCTGCTTCCCGCGGTCGACATCGCCGACGGCAAGGCCGTGCGACTCGTGCAGGGCGAGGCCGGCTCCGAGACGAGCTACGGCGACCCGACCGATGCGGCCGCCGACTGGGTGCGGCAGGGCGCGGAGTGGATCCACCTCGTCGACCTCGACGCCGCCTTCGGCCGCGGCAGCAACGGCGCCGCCCTCAAGCGCGTCATCCGTGCCGCACGGGGTGTGAACGTCGAGCTGTCGGGCGGCATCCGCGACGACGCCTCCCTCGAGCAGGCCCTCGAGTCCGGCGCGAAGCGCATCAATCTCGGCACCGCGGCGCTCGAGAACCCGGAATGGGCGGCGAACGTGATCGCGCAGTACGGCGAGGCGGTCGCGGTCGGGCTCGACGTGCGCGGCACCACCCTCGCGGCGCGCGGATGGACGAAGGAGGGCGGCGACCTCTGGGCGGTGCTCGACCGTCTCGAAGACGCCGGCTGCGCACGATACGTGGTCACCGACGTGACCAAGGACGGCACCTTGCGCGGTCCGAATCTCGAGCTGCTGCAGCAGGTCATGGACCGCACCGAGCGTCCCGTCATCGCATCGGGCGGCGTGTCCACCCTCGACGACATCGCGGCGCTGCGCGAACTCGTTCCCCAGGGGCTCGAAGGCGCCATCGTCGGTAAGGCGCTCTACG from Herbiconiux sp. L3-i23 encodes:
- the priA gene encoding bifunctional 1-(5-phosphoribosyl)-5-((5-phosphoribosylamino)methylideneamino)imidazole-4-carboxamide isomerase/phosphoribosylanthranilate isomerase PriA, whose product is MSEFMKTPKLTLLPAVDIADGKAVRLVQGEAGSETSYGDPTDAAADWVRQGAEWIHLVDLDAAFGRGSNGAALKRVIRAARGVNVELSGGIRDDASLEQALESGAKRINLGTAALENPEWAANVIAQYGEAVAVGLDVRGTTLAARGWTKEGGDLWAVLDRLEDAGCARYVVTDVTKDGTLRGPNLELLQQVMDRTERPVIASGGVSTLDDIAALRELVPQGLEGAIVGKALYAGNFTLAEALDVAGR